Below is a genomic region from Selenomonadales bacterium.
AACCGCCTTATCACAACTGCGTGACGAGGCGGTCTTCGTTTATCTGGCATTCAAGATGAGCTGTAATCCGACGATTATTTGTGCGAGCGTCAGCAGATTCATGATAGACGTCGGCTTTGTTTTTTTCGAGATGCGCGCGCCGAGCTGTGCGCCGATGACGGCACCGATCCCGATGGCGAGTGCAGGCACGAGAAGCACATGACCGAGCGCGAAATGGCTGACGACACCGACGAGCGCACTGACCGCAAGGACGAACGTACTCGTTGCCGCCGCCACATGGGCAGGGAAACCGAGCGCGTATATCATCGTCGGCACGTGAATGACACCACCGCCGATACCGAGCACGCTCGATAAGAAGCCTGCGCCGACCGAGGCGAACATACCGAGCGGGCGGTTATACGTGAACGTCTTGGGATCGAAATCGTGAACAGGCACGAGCTTTGTTCTGCGATATGCGAGGAAGATCGCCGTCG
It encodes:
- a CDS encoding sulfite exporter TauE/SafE family protein, which encodes MLTILLYLLLGIATGTFGTLVGLGGGIILIPVFLLVFGWSAQNVVATSLCVVFFNALSGTLAYVRQKKVYYDAAIRFALCTVPSALIGSYVAHFFTGDTFRTVFGCFMIATAIFLAYRRTKLVPVHDFDPKTFTYNRPLGMFASVGAGFLSSVLGIGGGVIHVPTMIYALGFPAHVAAATSTFVLAVSALVGVVSHFALGHVLLVPALAIGIGAVIGAQLGARISKKTKPTSIMNLLTLAQIIVGLQLILNAR